The following are encoded together in the Phaseolus vulgaris cultivar G19833 chromosome 9, P. vulgaris v2.0, whole genome shotgun sequence genome:
- the LOC137821757 gene encoding mitochondrial import inner membrane translocase subunit TIM8: MDLSDLNTAEMQKFYSEEQQRAMVNEMVAKLTSECWDKCITGTPGNKFSSSESNCLSNCAHRYLEMSMLIMKRFQSMQ, from the exons ATGGATCTTTCAGACCTTAACACAGCTGAAATGCAGAAATTCTACTCT GAAGAACAGCAAAGAGCCATGGTTAATGAAATGGTGGCAAAGCTAACGAGTGAATGCTGGGACAAATGCATCACAGGTACACCTGGGAATAAATTCAGTTCCAGTGAATCTAATTGTCTTTCAAACTGTGCACACCGTTACTTGGAGATGAGCATGCTTATCATGAAAAGGTTTCAGAGTATGCAATGA